The following are encoded together in the Bacillota bacterium genome:
- a CDS encoding DIP1984 family protein, whose translation MKLAEALLERKSLKDQIGALKERAINDARVQEGDQPAEKPEDLVAEINRLAERLERLVIAINRTNAHAQLPDGRAIMEAIARRDMLKLRHQVAKDLAEAAAPERGGWRLTRSEVKFQPTIDIARWRREADALAKAYRELDAAIQAANWTIDLIEE comes from the coding sequence ATGAAGCTGGCGGAAGCGCTCCTGGAGCGCAAGAGCCTGAAGGATCAGATCGGCGCCCTGAAAGAACGGGCAATCAACGACGCCCGGGTGCAGGAAGGGGACCAGCCGGCAGAAAAGCCGGAGGACCTTGTTGCCGAAATCAACAGGCTGGCCGAGCGCCTGGAAAGGCTGGTGATCGCCATCAACCGGACGAACGCTCACGCCCAACTCCCGGATGGAAGAGCAATCATGGAGGCCATCGCCAGGCGGGACATGCTGAAGCTCCGCCACCAGGTTGCAAAGGACCTGGCCGAGGCGGCCGCCCCGGAGCGCGGCGGATGGCGGCTCACCCGCTCCGAGGTGAAGTTCCAGCCCACCATTGACATCGCCCGGTGGAGGCGGGAAGCCGACGCCCTGGCCAAGGCCTACCGTGAACTGGACGCGGCCATCCAGGCCGCAAACTGGACGATCGATCTGATCGAAGAGTAG
- a CDS encoding SEC-C domain-containing protein: protein MKVFEVERNDICPCGSGRKFKKCCQERVEEAIRRIGRVIGLGNCTAGGREIVETLGFVCGMRAEEEGHMPDPETLGRLLQDAWDEEERLRDSGDEVGLRVLSDRLQGLLGEKPYLRHLRVPVWQFDFDEDFDIMEYLDGTWGYLLATRSVELFRLSLLYDDCTEDELKLLLTGLSWLVADDMRELFWRSVLSRTRNDLLSAAREMSEISKKYQDESQHEFYAKIQTIFSKYPVYKKMLSESLAEEIKPAVAAVVQGKIKVDVPLYSVLGGIYATISGFIESFENLLLRRRVPPALLSLLEEALLGAGGYEFFLPEVLNSLNEKIQEIQDSELGKSLCNLMLYLSLMFDDNGYALLEYLYLRNACTFLAGLPLALTEAGVEFKDVKDLCDENLVEKYAAYLESRNLAEEAGHVRDVYRSFGVRAREKAAAGQKDLVSFARSLVEEGKQGDGSHVCASRQG, encoded by the coding sequence ATGAAGGTCTTTGAAGTGGAGAGGAACGACATCTGCCCCTGCGGCAGCGGGCGCAAGTTTAAAAAGTGCTGCCAGGAGAGGGTGGAGGAGGCGATTCGCCGGATCGGCCGGGTGATCGGCCTGGGAAACTGTACGGCCGGGGGGCGGGAGATTGTTGAAACCCTCGGATTTGTGTGCGGGATGCGGGCTGAGGAAGAGGGGCACATGCCGGACCCGGAGACGCTTGGCAGACTGCTGCAGGATGCCTGGGATGAGGAAGAACGGCTGCGCGACTCCGGGGATGAGGTCGGTTTAAGAGTTCTTTCGGACCGGCTTCAGGGGCTTCTGGGTGAGAAGCCGTATTTGAGGCATCTCAGGGTTCCGGTATGGCAGTTCGATTTTGATGAAGACTTTGACATTATGGAATACCTCGACGGAACCTGGGGATATCTGCTTGCGACAAGATCGGTGGAGTTGTTCCGTCTGTCGCTTCTTTACGATGACTGCACCGAAGACGAGCTCAAATTGCTGCTCACAGGGCTGAGCTGGCTGGTGGCGGACGACATGCGAGAGCTGTTCTGGCGGTCTGTTCTTTCCAGGACGAGGAATGACCTGCTGTCGGCTGCCAGAGAGATGAGTGAAATATCTAAAAAATACCAGGATGAGAGTCAGCACGAGTTTTACGCAAAGATACAAACCATTTTCAGCAAATATCCAGTATACAAAAAAATGCTGTCGGAAAGCCTGGCGGAAGAGATTAAACCTGCAGTAGCTGCCGTTGTACAGGGAAAAATAAAGGTGGACGTTCCCCTCTACTCCGTCCTGGGGGGGATTTACGCAACAATCTCCGGCTTTATCGAAAGTTTTGAAAACCTGCTTTTACGCCGCAGGGTACCCCCTGCGCTGCTGTCGCTGCTGGAGGAAGCGCTTCTGGGCGCCGGTGGGTACGAATTTTTCCTTCCGGAAGTCCTCAATTCTCTCAATGAGAAAATTCAGGAAATCCAGGACAGCGAGCTGGGAAAATCACTTTGCAATCTGATGCTTTACCTTTCTTTGATGTTTGACGATAACGGGTATGCGCTTCTCGAATACCTTTATCTGAGGAATGCCTGCACGTTCCTGGCCGGGCTCCCCCTGGCTCTAACGGAGGCCGGGGTGGAGTTTAAAGACGTCAAAGATCTGTGCGACGAGAACCTGGTTGAAAAGTACGCCGCTTACCTGGAGTCCCGGAATCTGGCGGAAGAAGCCGGACATGTGCGGGATGTCTACCGGTCCTTTGGTGTACGGGCAAGGGAAAAGGCTGCAGCCGGGCAGAAAGATCTGGTTAGCTTCGCCCGGTCGCTTGTGGAAGAAGGCAAACAAGGGGACGGTTCTCATGTTTGCGCAAGCAGGCAAGGGTAA
- a CDS encoding GntP family permease, with product MAILGIILSLALLIFLAYRGFSVILFAPVCALLAALFSGASLLPTYTELFMAKAVGYAKSFFPIFMLGAVFGKVMEDSGAARSIAKALIQKLGPERAILAVVLSCAVLVYGGVSLFVVAFAVYPFAAALFKEANIPKRLIPACIALGSFTFAMDALPGSPQIQNIIPTKYFGTTTYAAPWTGLIGAVILFTGGMAWLEYRKRKAIAKGEGYGKHTLNEPETSNDDRLPNAAISCIPLLAVLGGNFFFTKWISRWDPAILSNYPGVQLSSVAGIWALILAIVIGILLAITFNWKYFKDSVVKSLNTGTIGSLLAIMNTSSEVGYGSVIASLPGFKAIASAVLGIKGTPLVSEAIAVTSLAGITGSGSGGLSIALEIMGKQYLEWAHRVGVSPELLHRIAAMACGGFDTLPHNGAVITLLAICGLTHRESYPDIFAITVMKTLTVFIVIAIVSIFGIV from the coding sequence GTGGCTATCTTAGGCATCATCTTAAGTCTCGCACTGCTGATTTTCCTGGCATACCGCGGTTTTTCCGTGATACTGTTTGCCCCGGTTTGCGCCCTGCTCGCGGCTTTATTTTCCGGGGCAAGTTTGCTGCCAACCTATACCGAGTTATTTATGGCAAAAGCGGTGGGCTACGCGAAAAGCTTCTTCCCGATCTTTATGCTGGGTGCAGTTTTCGGAAAAGTCATGGAAGACAGCGGCGCGGCCCGCTCAATCGCCAAGGCTTTAATTCAAAAGTTGGGGCCAGAACGTGCCATATTAGCGGTGGTGTTGTCATGTGCGGTTCTGGTCTACGGCGGTGTCAGCTTATTCGTTGTGGCCTTTGCAGTGTACCCATTCGCCGCGGCCCTTTTTAAGGAAGCAAACATTCCTAAAAGACTCATCCCCGCCTGCATTGCCTTGGGTTCTTTTACGTTCGCAATGGACGCCCTGCCCGGATCGCCGCAGATACAAAACATTATCCCCACCAAATACTTTGGAACTACCACCTACGCAGCACCATGGACCGGACTGATTGGGGCAGTCATCCTCTTTACAGGAGGCATGGCGTGGCTTGAATACCGGAAGCGCAAAGCGATCGCAAAAGGGGAAGGCTATGGAAAGCATACCCTTAACGAACCTGAAACTTCAAACGATGACAGGCTGCCCAATGCTGCAATCTCGTGCATACCCCTGCTGGCAGTTCTGGGAGGCAACTTTTTCTTCACCAAATGGATTAGCAGGTGGGACCCGGCGATTTTAAGCAATTACCCGGGGGTGCAGCTGAGCAGCGTAGCCGGAATTTGGGCCTTAATCCTGGCCATTGTTATAGGAATTTTGCTGGCGATCACTTTCAACTGGAAATACTTTAAAGATTCTGTTGTAAAAAGCCTCAACACAGGTACAATCGGGTCGCTGCTGGCCATCATGAATACGTCGTCTGAGGTAGGCTACGGGAGCGTGATCGCTTCTCTTCCGGGCTTCAAAGCAATTGCTTCTGCAGTTTTAGGTATTAAAGGCACTCCGCTTGTTTCGGAAGCGATCGCGGTGACCTCTTTAGCAGGCATCACAGGGTCCGGCTCCGGCGGTCTCAGCATCGCACTTGAAATCATGGGAAAACAGTATCTTGAATGGGCCCACCGGGTGGGAGTCAGCCCTGAGTTGCTGCACAGAATAGCTGCAATGGCCTGCGGTGGTTTCGATACCCTGCCTCATAACGGTGCGGTGATCACCCTGCTGGCAATTTGCGGCTTAACGCACAGGGAGTCCTATCCCGATATTTTCGCAATCACGGTCATGAAAACCTTAACAGTTTTTATCGTAATTGCGATCGTTTCTATATTTGGAATAGTATAA